In Sphingobacterium sp. PCS056, the following proteins share a genomic window:
- a CDS encoding S41 family peptidase translates to MIKKFLLGTCLTLCGAVLTFAQQQPTFLSHPTLSPDGKILVFSFEGDLWKVESQGGVAVRLTGMEGNEINPRISPDGKQLAFSANQNGNMDVYVMPLAGGDIRQLTSHEGADEIDSWSWDSKTLYFTSTRYNRMSSYQVAATGGTAKRLFPHYFNYISQVVETPSGELLFNDSWEGYSSANRKRYKGAFNPDIKSYNPKTKAFKQYTDYNGKDFWPTVDQRGKIYFVSDQGNAEYNLYQLINDKPTALTSFKESIKRPAVAANGKMIAFEKGYQLFLYDVASKKVTQSNIALSRNQVLGKSKEFNVNSNISYFDVAMDGKKMAFVSRGELFVSDSEGKFIRQMPSQGQRIMEVKWLKDNKTLLYSQTYQGYLNWYTRSADGTGEVKQLTQDLRNNREITFNADKSQAVYLSGRDEVRVLDLTSLKSKTVVKDELWAFQNSSPSFSPDGKYLLFTAIRNFEQDIFVHQLASNQTTNLTNTGVSETSPSWSPDGKYIYFASNRTKPAFPTGMQNSSIFRMALENFDEPYRNNKFNELFSQPVKKDTIADKKTDDQSKGKDKKDEKAIATHTPSDKKVVVTIDLQGLRDRIEQVSPAFGTQSDPIAIQKGEKNYVFFSSNHEGKYSLYRTIYEPFETSKTEKVIESGINQFTEANGKYFILNKGAIQKYNLEQNKLDAININFKFNRDLENEFNQMFYETWAGLEENFYDSTFHGIDWGVMKKKYEPYLTGVNNRSDLRILLNDMLGELNSSHLGFSSMGAEERKPFGFVTNEIGVLFNQENPYQIEHIVDHSPASRKGVDLKEGDEIIAVNGNKVDPKIDRDVYFTWPSLAEEVQLTIKRAGKEIMVNIRPLTSTAFKDLIYDEWIKSNRGKVDTWSKSRIAYSHMKNMGGPELQRFLIDMAEQENNKEGIILDLRYNTGGNVHDEVLRFLSQRPYLQWQYRGGKMAPQSNFAPASKPIVLLINEQSLSDAEMTAAGFKELKLGKIIGNETYRWIIFTSAKGLVDGSNYRLPAWGCYTLDGKDLEYTGVAPDIFVHNTIADRSNDRDPQLERAVQEILKDLK, encoded by the coding sequence ATGATCAAAAAATTTTTGTTGGGTACTTGTCTTACCCTTTGTGGAGCTGTGCTTACATTCGCGCAGCAGCAGCCGACTTTTTTATCGCATCCGACCTTAAGTCCTGATGGAAAAATCCTTGTTTTTAGTTTTGAAGGCGATCTATGGAAGGTCGAAAGTCAGGGCGGAGTGGCTGTCAGGCTCACTGGCATGGAAGGCAACGAAATTAATCCGCGGATATCACCTGATGGAAAACAGCTTGCCTTTTCTGCGAATCAGAATGGAAATATGGACGTCTATGTCATGCCATTAGCAGGTGGTGATATCCGTCAACTCACCTCTCATGAAGGGGCAGATGAAATAGACAGCTGGAGCTGGGACAGCAAAACGCTCTATTTTACTTCTACCCGTTACAACCGAATGAGTAGCTATCAAGTTGCGGCCACAGGCGGTACGGCAAAACGCTTATTCCCACATTATTTCAATTATATCAGTCAAGTCGTGGAGACACCTTCAGGGGAACTGTTGTTCAATGACAGTTGGGAGGGTTACAGTTCTGCAAACCGGAAGCGATATAAAGGAGCATTCAATCCCGACATAAAATCATATAATCCCAAGACAAAAGCATTTAAGCAATATACCGATTATAACGGCAAAGACTTTTGGCCTACTGTAGATCAGCGTGGAAAGATCTATTTTGTTTCCGATCAGGGAAATGCAGAATATAACCTTTACCAGCTCATCAATGATAAGCCAACAGCATTGACCTCATTTAAAGAGTCTATTAAAAGACCTGCTGTTGCTGCCAATGGAAAAATGATAGCCTTTGAAAAAGGGTATCAGCTGTTTCTCTATGATGTGGCATCAAAGAAAGTGACACAGTCCAATATCGCATTAAGTAGAAATCAGGTGCTTGGCAAAAGCAAAGAATTTAATGTCAATAGCAATATCAGCTATTTTGATGTTGCGATGGATGGAAAGAAAATGGCTTTTGTGTCTAGAGGTGAACTTTTTGTTTCGGACAGCGAAGGTAAGTTTATCCGTCAGATGCCGAGTCAAGGACAGCGCATTATGGAAGTAAAGTGGCTCAAGGATAATAAAACATTGCTTTATAGTCAGACCTATCAAGGATATCTAAACTGGTATACGCGTAGTGCGGATGGTACGGGCGAAGTCAAACAATTGACCCAAGATCTTCGAAACAATAGAGAGATTACATTTAATGCGGATAAATCGCAAGCAGTCTACTTAAGCGGAAGGGACGAGGTTAGGGTATTGGACTTGACGAGTCTGAAAAGTAAAACAGTTGTTAAAGATGAGCTGTGGGCTTTCCAAAATTCATCTCCATCCTTCTCCCCAGATGGTAAATATCTTTTATTTACGGCTATCCGCAATTTTGAGCAAGATATATTTGTCCATCAGCTCGCGTCAAACCAGACAACCAATTTGACCAATACGGGTGTGTCAGAAACCTCTCCTTCTTGGTCTCCAGACGGAAAATATATCTATTTTGCCAGCAACCGTACAAAACCAGCTTTCCCTACAGGAATGCAAAATTCGAGTATTTTCCGCATGGCACTGGAAAATTTTGATGAACCGTATCGAAATAATAAATTCAACGAATTATTTAGTCAGCCAGTAAAAAAAGATACCATTGCGGACAAAAAGACTGATGATCAATCAAAAGGTAAGGATAAGAAAGATGAAAAAGCAATCGCCACGCATACACCTAGTGATAAAAAGGTAGTGGTGACTATTGATCTGCAAGGTTTACGAGACCGTATCGAACAAGTGAGCCCGGCTTTTGGAACACAGTCCGATCCGATCGCCATACAAAAAGGAGAAAAGAATTATGTTTTCTTCTCATCCAACCACGAAGGGAAATACAGTCTGTACAGAACGATTTATGAACCATTTGAAACGAGCAAAACAGAGAAGGTGATCGAGAGCGGGATTAATCAATTTACAGAAGCGAATGGTAAATATTTTATCCTCAATAAAGGTGCTATACAAAAATATAACCTTGAGCAAAATAAGCTTGATGCAATAAATATCAATTTCAAGTTTAACCGTGATCTAGAAAATGAGTTTAATCAAATGTTCTATGAGACTTGGGCTGGATTGGAGGAAAACTTCTATGATAGTACTTTCCACGGTATCGATTGGGGAGTGATGAAAAAGAAGTATGAACCTTATCTGACAGGGGTTAATAACCGCAGCGATCTACGGATTTTACTCAATGATATGTTGGGCGAGTTAAATTCATCACATCTCGGATTTAGTTCAATGGGAGCAGAAGAGCGCAAGCCATTTGGATTTGTGACCAATGAAATAGGCGTTCTGTTTAATCAGGAAAACCCTTATCAGATCGAGCATATTGTCGATCATAGTCCAGCTTCACGAAAAGGTGTAGATCTAAAAGAAGGGGATGAAATCATAGCAGTCAACGGCAATAAGGTGGATCCAAAGATCGATCGTGATGTCTATTTTACCTGGCCGTCACTGGCAGAAGAAGTCCAATTAACCATTAAGCGTGCAGGAAAAGAGATCATGGTCAATATCCGTCCCTTGACAAGTACCGCCTTTAAGGATCTTATATACGATGAATGGATAAAGAGCAATCGTGGTAAAGTGGATACCTGGAGTAAAAGTAGGATCGCTTATTCGCATATGAAAAATATGGGCGGACCGGAATTGCAGCGCTTTTTAATAGATATGGCGGAACAAGAAAATAATAAAGAAGGTATTATTTTAGATTTACGATACAACACCGGAGGCAATGTACATGATGAAGTCTTGCGTTTTCTATCGCAAAGACCTTACCTGCAATGGCAATATCGAGGCGGTAAAATGGCGCCACAAAGTAACTTTGCGCCAGCATCAAAACCCATTGTATTGTTGATCAACGAGCAGTCTTTAAGTGATGCTGAGATGACTGCAGCTGGATTTAAAGAATTAAAATTGGGTAAGATCATCGGAAATGAAACGTATCGCTGGATCATCTTTACCTCGGCAAAGGGATTGGTAGACGGATCTAATTATCGCCTACCTGCTTGGGGCTGTTATACTTTAGATGGCAAAGATCTGGAATACACAGGTGTAGCGCCAGATATTTTTGTGCATAATACCATTGCTGATCGATCTAATGATCGAGACCCGCAGTTAGAAAGAGCTGTGCAAGAAATATTGAAAGATTTAAAATAA
- a CDS encoding (Fe-S)-binding protein, translating into MRVGLFIPCYIDAIYPEVGIATLELLERLGVDVVVPLNQTCCGQPMGNEGDQKNAASSEQLFCDNFESFDYIVGPAGSCVKHVRMHFDAIPQTKQVEHVRKNTYELVEFLTDILQVKEFPWATYNHKVAVHNSCSAIRGLHIQSRSEWQEPYFNKTEELLGKVQGVTIERITRPDECCGFGGTFCVTDEAVSVKMGQDKVADYMQHEVTCIVSPDMSCLMHQEGIAKRQKAPLKFVHIAQVLNNGPF; encoded by the coding sequence ATGCGTGTAGGATTATTTATTCCTTGTTATATAGATGCCATCTATCCTGAAGTTGGTATTGCAACATTAGAACTATTGGAACGCCTTGGAGTAGACGTAGTCGTACCTTTAAATCAAACCTGCTGTGGTCAACCTATGGGAAATGAAGGTGATCAAAAAAATGCAGCTTCTTCAGAACAGCTCTTCTGTGATAATTTTGAAAGTTTCGATTACATCGTTGGTCCTGCGGGAAGCTGTGTCAAGCATGTTCGCATGCATTTTGATGCTATTCCACAGACTAAACAAGTAGAGCATGTGCGTAAAAACACATACGAACTGGTCGAATTTTTGACCGATATCTTGCAAGTCAAGGAATTTCCGTGGGCGACTTATAATCATAAGGTCGCTGTACACAATAGTTGTAGCGCTATACGTGGCCTACATATACAGTCCAGATCGGAATGGCAGGAACCGTATTTCAATAAAACAGAGGAGTTGTTAGGTAAGGTACAAGGCGTAACGATAGAACGGATCACCCGTCCAGACGAATGCTGTGGTTTTGGGGGTACGTTTTGCGTAACAGATGAAGCCGTGAGTGTTAAAATGGGGCAAGATAAAGTCGCTGATTATATGCAACATGAAGTGACTTGTATTGTTTCTCCAGACATGTCTTGCTTGATGCATCAAGAGGGTATAGCCAAGCGCCAAAAGGCACCTTTAAAATTTGTACATATCGCACAAGTATTGAACAACGGTCCTTTTTAA
- a CDS encoding lactate utilization protein C — translation MSSLEELLAAIRQNLPAQKVDYPTIPTYEKQGTNLKDKFIVNLGLSGGESYEVGSIDEAKEIMRQKLPDTRVTCSATSEWEGSKSIQAIAHPRELEDVDLGIIRAEFGVAEMGMIWLTENSLQVNSLGFLSQHLAILLDPDLITENMHTAYRKIDFQASTYGCFVMGPSATADIGAYLVRGAQGARSLTVFFLKQQA, via the coding sequence ATGAGTTCACTAGAAGAATTATTAGCAGCTATACGGCAGAATCTTCCTGCTCAAAAGGTGGATTATCCAACGATACCAACCTATGAAAAACAAGGTACTAATCTAAAAGATAAATTTATCGTAAATCTGGGACTTTCTGGAGGAGAAAGCTATGAGGTAGGCAGTATCGATGAAGCAAAGGAAATCATGCGCCAAAAACTTCCAGATACACGAGTCACTTGTTCTGCAACTTCGGAGTGGGAGGGAAGCAAATCAATCCAAGCTATTGCCCATCCTAGGGAATTGGAGGACGTAGACTTAGGGATCATTCGAGCTGAGTTTGGTGTCGCAGAAATGGGCATGATATGGTTAACAGAAAATTCGTTGCAAGTAAATTCTTTGGGTTTTCTTTCTCAGCATCTTGCCATTTTACTGGATCCTGATTTAATCACGGAAAATATGCATACCGCCTATCGTAAAATTGATTTTCAGGCTTCCACTTATGGATGTTTTGTCATGGGCCCCTCTGCTACAGCAGATATCGGTGCTTACCTAGTCCGCGGTGCCCAAGGAGCACGCAGCCTGACCGTTTTCTTTTTAAAACAGCAAGCATAG
- a CDS encoding lactate utilization protein B — protein sequence MSKVKVDQNAADFIYMDDIHQPTHDKNLWNARMKRDTAASGIPEWEQMRDLASQIKEHTLTHLDHYVQQFVTEATKRGVIVHFAKDDIEHNQTVYDILKSHHATKIVKSKSMLQEECEMGAFLEARGIELIETDLGERIQQLSGEMPSHIVMPAIHKTTADVAELFARTIGTDPNEDDPQQLTEAMRNNARPKFLEAHAGLTGANFAIAETGAFVVCTNEGNADLTASIPPLHIASIGIEKILPKTEDLGLFIRLLSRSALGTPATRYTSHFMGPRESGTEMHIVLTDNGRSRRLGMEDFWRSLKCIRCGACMNTCPVYRRSGGLAYGATYSGPIGIIIDPTFDESKFSELPFHSSLCGSCSEVCPVRINIAEQIGLWRQRMVNINESSKTLHYAFGAVEKVFANPKLFRLAEKAAYYGMKLTPNWLLYHKKLNAWGKHRELPEIKKETFRDWYIKNRLKK from the coding sequence ATGAGTAAAGTTAAAGTTGACCAAAATGCGGCAGATTTCATCTACATGGATGACATCCATCAGCCGACTCATGATAAAAACCTTTGGAATGCCCGTATGAAACGGGATACCGCAGCTTCTGGTATTCCCGAATGGGAACAGATGCGTGATCTGGCTTCCCAGATCAAAGAGCATACCTTGACACACTTAGACCACTATGTCCAACAGTTTGTGACCGAAGCTACTAAACGTGGCGTGATCGTTCATTTTGCAAAGGATGACATTGAGCACAATCAAACTGTTTATGATATTCTAAAAAGTCACCATGCGACTAAAATCGTGAAAAGTAAATCCATGTTGCAGGAAGAATGTGAAATGGGTGCTTTTCTAGAGGCTAGGGGGATCGAGTTGATCGAAACGGATCTTGGAGAGCGTATTCAACAACTCTCCGGAGAGATGCCAAGTCACATCGTCATGCCCGCTATCCACAAAACAACTGCAGATGTCGCCGAACTTTTTGCGCGAACGATTGGTACGGATCCCAACGAAGATGATCCACAGCAATTGACTGAAGCAATGCGCAATAATGCACGTCCCAAATTTTTGGAAGCCCACGCTGGTCTAACAGGTGCAAATTTCGCTATTGCCGAAACTGGAGCTTTTGTCGTCTGCACCAATGAGGGTAATGCTGATTTGACGGCGAGCATCCCACCGCTGCATATTGCAAGTATTGGGATCGAAAAAATCCTACCTAAGACAGAAGATCTGGGTTTATTTATCCGACTCTTATCTCGAAGTGCACTGGGTACTCCCGCGACCCGTTACACCTCTCATTTTATGGGCCCTCGCGAATCGGGTACCGAAATGCATATCGTACTCACGGACAATGGCAGAAGCCGTCGTCTTGGTATGGAAGATTTTTGGCGATCTTTAAAATGTATCCGCTGTGGCGCCTGTATGAATACCTGTCCAGTCTATCGTCGCAGTGGGGGACTTGCCTATGGCGCAACTTATTCAGGACCTATTGGCATTATTATCGACCCGACGTTTGATGAATCCAAATTCAGCGAACTTCCATTCCACTCCTCTTTGTGCGGATCTTGTTCTGAGGTGTGCCCCGTCCGTATCAATATCGCGGAGCAGATCGGTCTGTGGAGGCAGCGCATGGTCAACATAAATGAATCCTCTAAAACACTTCACTATGCTTTCGGGGCAGTAGAAAAAGTGTTTGCGAATCCAAAATTATTCCGATTGGCAGAGAAAGCTGCTTACTATGGAATGAAACTGACTCCGAATTGGTTATTGTACCATAAAAAGCTAAATGCTTGGGGTAAACATCGCGAATTGCCAGAAATCAAAAAAGAAACTTTTAGGGATTGGTATATTAAAAATAGATTGAAAAAATGA